The following proteins are encoded in a genomic region of Hydra vulgaris chromosome 05, alternate assembly HydraT2T_AEP:
- the LOC136080876 gene encoding zinc finger MYM-type protein 1-like: MKAGETIDKQEQKLIEKESLRWRSVLEQLMNITLYLATNNMAFRGSSDKLYAVNNGKFLGLVQLLAKFDPIMLNHVTLALKGDISDHYCTSRWNVLLSHTTNFTLKRLCDTRWKAKIENLKAIRYQISSVHDALITIYETETKTPDIAHKTQTLAEQLKDYSFVVSLIAWYNVLFQINVVSKAMQAKDMDLVQCAEMLKKCITFSENYRTFGFKQATVDAKELAEDLNIDPIFKPLKRVRLVKRHYDENAADEPIQNPEKKLEVTFFNPLLDTCLSSINERFEQLNEYVNIWSFLFNLDNLPIKNELLKLCKQLQEKLTVNAKSEIDGALLCDELISVQFFIKDKLSNVENEINTKEMTPLFVLNFIKKHCLQELYSNTWIVLRILLTIPVASGERSFSKLNLIKTYLRNTMLQDRLNSLSMLSIEQEIAENLDFSSLIRDFADKKARKVTF, encoded by the exons ATGAAAGCTGGTGAAACTATTGATAAACAAGAACAAAAACTAATCGAAAAGGAGAGTTTAAGGTGGCGAAGTGTTCTTGAACAATTGATGAACATTACTTTATACTTGGCAACAAATAATATGGCCTTCAGAGGTTCTTCTGATAAATTGTATGCAGTTAATAACGGCAAATTTTTAGGGTTGGTACAATTACTCGCTAAATTTGATCCTATCATGTTAAACCACGTCACGCTAGCTCTTAAAGGAGATATTTCTGATCATTACTGT ACTTCACGCTGGAATGTTTTACTTAGTCATACAACAAACTTCACTCTTAAACGATTATGCGACACTCGTTGGAAAGCCAAAATTGAAAACCTCAAAGCCATCCGATACCAAATAAGCAGCGTACATGATGCTTTAATTACTATATATGAAACTGAAACCAAAACTCCCGATATTGCACACAAAACGCAAACATTAGCAGAACAATTAAAAGACTATAGTTTTGTAGTTTCTTTAATTGCATGGTACAATGTACTATTCCAAATAAACGTTGTTAGTAAAGCAATGCAAGCCAAAGACATGGATCTAGTACAGTGCGctgaaatgttgaaaaaatgcaTCACATTTTCGGAAAATTACAGAACGTTTGGCTTTAAACAAGCAACGGTTGATGCCAAAGAGTTAGCTGAAGATTTAAACATCGATCCAATATTTAAGCCGCTTAAAAGAGTGCGACTAGTGAAACGTCATTATGATGAAAATGCTGCTGACGAACCAATTCAAAATCCCGAGAAGAAACTTGAAGTGACATTTTTTAACCCTTTATTGGATACATGTCTGTCGTCAATAAATGAAAGATTTGAACAACTTAAtgaatatgtaaatatatggagttttttatttaatttggatAATTTGCCCATCaagaatgaacttttaaaattgtgtaaacaattacaagaaaaattaactGTAAATGCAAAATCAGAAATTGATGGTGCTTTGCTATGCGACGAACTAATAAGTgtgcagttttttattaaagataaattaagcaatgttgaaaatgaaataaatacaaaagagATGACACCACTTTTTGtactgaattttattaaaaaacattgtctTCAAGAGTTATATTCAAATACATGGATTGTTCTGCGCATACTTCTTACAATACCTGTTGCTAGTGGGGAACGTAGTTTTTCTAAACTGAATTtaatcaaaacatatttaagaaatacCATGTTGCAAGATCGACTTAATTCTCTATCTATGTTATCAATCGAGCAAGAAATAGctgaaaatttagatttttctagTTTGATAAGAGATTTCGCGGACAAAAAAGCTAgaaaagttacattttaa